From the Rhodothalassiaceae bacterium genome, one window contains:
- a CDS encoding PAS domain-containing sensor histidine kinase: MRPDRRRGKRRSGFARARLALRLGTRRLRARLARSGLGPRLAAGFEWSVWAAALAFGVLTYVALVQPPHWPRFASGPGIGALLVIDLGILLLLLLLTARRIVRLWLKPRTRGQPRALQMRLVAAFALFAGLPAIATALMSALFLQYGLQNWFSDTVRQALTSSLEVAEAYIREHQDNITYDLLAMAKDLDNAAAELASDPQLLRRFVEEQGLLRSLKEAIVFDSSGLILAKYSLSLDLATTRVPRDLLERAAAGEAVVMTDPDSRQVQALVKLKNFYNTYLFVSHGIDPKVISYVEAARSAVRNYSGLEEQRAKLQLRANAVFILFSLLLIVLAIWVGLSFANRLVRPVDRLVEAAGRVARGHYDVRVEGAQRADEVGLLVRAFNRMTRQIAEQRRELVAANRTLEERRRFLEALLAGVSAGVIGTDERGLIHVVNSSALEILRLAEDAVIGRHVADVLPPARGLLARLGGADAQAAQDQVAHRIGRENRTLLLRVTAQRLGERVIGHVVTFDDVTDQIRDQRAAAWADVARRIAHEIKNPLTPIQLSAERLRRRYLKEIASDPEVFERCIETIVRQVEDLRRMVDEFSAFARMPAARLREEDLAAIVRQAVFLQQMGTGDGRIALELPERPVMLSCDARLVGQAVTNLVKNALEAIDEQKNSEDSDGPPVTVSLRDDGREVRIAVRDRGPGLPDDPHRLVEPYVTTRRKGTGLGLAIVKRIMEEHGGRLELANRPEGGAEALLVFVRRAPAAARRGADGGKAAGKAAGDDRRLEKLTAK, from the coding sequence ATGCGGCCGGACAGGCGGCGAGGGAAAAGGCGATCGGGCTTCGCGCGCGCGCGGCTGGCCCTGCGGCTGGGGACCCGGCGGCTGCGCGCCAGGCTTGCGCGCTCGGGGCTGGGACCGCGGCTTGCCGCGGGATTCGAGTGGTCGGTGTGGGCCGCCGCGCTCGCCTTCGGCGTTCTGACCTATGTGGCCCTCGTCCAGCCGCCGCATTGGCCGCGGTTCGCCTCCGGGCCGGGGATCGGTGCGCTGCTCGTCATCGACCTCGGCATTCTCCTCCTGCTGCTGCTGCTCACGGCGCGCCGGATCGTGCGGCTGTGGCTCAAACCGCGCACGAGGGGCCAGCCGCGGGCGCTGCAGATGCGGCTCGTTGCCGCGTTCGCGCTGTTCGCGGGGCTGCCGGCGATCGCGACCGCCCTGATGTCGGCGCTGTTTCTGCAGTACGGCCTGCAGAACTGGTTTTCGGACACCGTGCGTCAGGCGCTCACCAGCTCGCTCGAGGTGGCCGAGGCCTACATCCGCGAGCATCAGGACAACATCACCTATGATCTGCTCGCGATGGCGAAGGATCTCGACAATGCGGCCGCCGAGCTCGCCTCGGACCCGCAGCTGCTGCGCCGCTTCGTGGAGGAGCAGGGGCTGCTGCGGTCGCTGAAGGAGGCGATCGTCTTCGATTCCTCGGGCCTCATTCTCGCCAAGTATTCGCTGAGCCTCGATCTCGCGACGACGCGGGTCCCGCGCGATCTGCTGGAGCGGGCGGCCGCCGGTGAGGCGGTCGTGATGACGGATCCGGACAGCCGCCAGGTCCAGGCGCTCGTCAAGCTGAAGAACTTCTACAACACCTATCTCTTCGTCTCCCACGGCATCGATCCCAAGGTGATCAGCTATGTCGAGGCGGCACGCTCGGCGGTGCGGAACTACAGCGGGCTCGAGGAGCAGCGCGCGAAGCTGCAGCTGCGGGCCAATGCCGTCTTCATCCTGTTCTCGCTGCTGCTGATCGTGCTCGCGATCTGGGTGGGCCTGAGCTTCGCCAACCGCCTGGTGCGCCCCGTCGACCGGCTGGTGGAGGCGGCCGGACGGGTGGCGCGCGGGCATTATGACGTGCGGGTGGAGGGCGCCCAGCGGGCCGACGAGGTGGGCCTGCTCGTGCGCGCCTTCAACCGCATGACCCGTCAGATCGCCGAACAGAGGCGCGAGCTGGTGGCCGCCAACCGCACGCTCGAGGAGCGTCGCCGCTTCCTCGAGGCGCTTCTTGCCGGCGTGTCCGCGGGCGTCATCGGCACCGACGAGCGCGGTCTGATCCATGTCGTCAACAGCTCGGCACTCGAGATCCTCCGGCTCGCGGAGGACGCGGTGATCGGCCGTCATGTCGCGGATGTCCTGCCGCCGGCGCGCGGACTGCTGGCGCGGCTCGGCGGGGCGGACGCCCAGGCGGCGCAGGACCAGGTCGCCCACCGCATCGGCCGCGAGAACCGCACGCTGCTGCTGAGGGTCACCGCCCAGCGGCTGGGCGAGCGCGTGATCGGCCATGTCGTGACCTTCGACGACGTCACCGATCAGATCCGTGATCAGCGCGCCGCGGCCTGGGCCGACGTCGCCCGCCGCATCGCCCACGAGATCAAGAATCCGCTCACCCCCATCCAGCTGTCCGCCGAGCGGCTGCGGCGCCGGTATCTGAAGGAAATCGCGAGCGACCCCGAGGTGTTCGAGCGCTGCATCGAGACCATCGTGCGTCAGGTCGAGGATCTCAGGCGCATGGTCGACGAGTTCTCCGCCTTCGCGCGCATGCCCGCGGCACGGCTGCGCGAGGAGGATCTGGCCGCCATCGTGCGCCAGGCCGTCTTCCTGCAGCAGATGGGGACGGGGGACGGGCGCATCGCGCTCGAGCTGCCCGAGCGGCCGGTGATGCTGTCCTGCGATGCGCGGCTCGTCGGCCAGGCGGTGACAAATCTCGTGAAGAACGCGCTCGAAGCCATTGATGAACAGAAGAATTCTGAAGACTCCGATGGGCCGCCCGTCACGGTGAGCCTGCGCGATGACGGCCGCGAGGTGCGTATCGCCGTGCGCGATCGCGGCCCCGGCCTGCCGGACGATCCGCACCGGCTGGTCGAGCCCTATGTGACGACGCGGCGCAAGGGCACGGGTCTCGGGCTCGCGATCGTGAAAAGGATCATGGAGGAGCATGGCGGCCGGCTCGAGCTCGCCAACCGGCCCGAAGGCGGGGCCGAGGCGCTGCTGGTGTTCGTCCGTCGCGCGCCCGCGGCGGCCCGGCGCGGGGCCGATGGTGGAAAGGCGGCGGGGAAGGCGGCCGGAGACGATCGGCGGCTCGAGAAGCTGACGGCGAAGTAG
- the ntrX gene encoding sigma-54-dependent Fis family transcriptional regulator: MALDILVVDDEADIRELIAGILEDEGFEARTAADADETLAELEARCPALVILDIWLQDSRLDGLQLLELIKRRYPDLPVVVISGHGNVETAVTAIKRGATDFIEKPFKADHLLHTIRRATESERLKRENAELKARAGLVVELTGTSAAVTALRHAIQRIAPTNARVLIFGPPGSGKELVARLIHAQSRRHAGPFVVVPAASIEPDRMEEELFGVEGPDGVQRIGYLERAHGGTLFFDEVADMPLHTQAKILRVLTEQRFARVGGSQQVSVDVRIISATSRNLEQAIRDGHFREDLYHRLAVVPVVVPGLAERREDIAPLARHFLEVFARASGRPSMRFTDAALAALQAYDWPGNVRQLKNVIERVLIFCDPRDPEIDVDMLPPEVTTRTASLFDPDSDLALMGLPLKEAREAFEREYLKLQITRFSGNISKTAQFVGMERSALHRKLKALGLLPGRGARARRPVHQAPTDGDARRPAAAPLAEPSL; this comes from the coding sequence ATGGCGCTGGACATTCTGGTCGTCGACGACGAGGCCGACATCCGCGAGCTCATCGCGGGCATCCTGGAGGACGAGGGCTTCGAGGCCCGCACCGCCGCCGATGCCGACGAGACGCTCGCCGAACTCGAGGCCCGTTGCCCGGCGCTCGTCATCCTCGACATCTGGCTGCAGGACAGCCGCCTCGACGGCCTGCAGCTCCTCGAGCTCATCAAGCGGCGCTATCCGGACCTGCCCGTCGTCGTGATCTCGGGCCACGGCAATGTCGAGACCGCCGTGACCGCGATCAAGCGCGGGGCGACGGACTTCATAGAGAAGCCCTTCAAGGCCGATCACCTGCTGCACACCATCCGCCGCGCCACAGAATCCGAGCGCTTGAAGCGCGAGAACGCCGAGCTCAAGGCGCGGGCCGGGCTGGTGGTGGAGCTGACGGGCACCTCCGCCGCCGTCACCGCGCTCAGGCACGCGATCCAGCGGATCGCGCCGACCAATGCGCGCGTGCTGATCTTCGGCCCGCCGGGTTCCGGCAAGGAACTCGTCGCCCGCCTCATCCACGCCCAGTCGCGCCGGCACGCCGGCCCCTTCGTCGTCGTGCCGGCGGCGAGCATCGAGCCCGACCGGATGGAAGAGGAGCTCTTCGGCGTCGAGGGCCCCGACGGCGTGCAGCGCATCGGCTATCTCGAGCGCGCCCATGGCGGCACCCTGTTCTTCGACGAGGTGGCGGACATGCCGCTTCACACCCAGGCGAAGATCCTGCGGGTGCTGACCGAGCAGCGCTTCGCCCGCGTGGGCGGCAGCCAGCAGGTGAGCGTGGACGTGCGCATCATCTCGGCAACCTCCCGCAACCTCGAGCAGGCGATCCGCGACGGGCATTTCCGCGAGGATCTCTACCACCGGCTTGCCGTGGTGCCCGTGGTGGTGCCGGGGCTCGCCGAGCGCCGCGAGGACATCGCGCCGTTGGCCAGGCATTTCCTCGAGGTCTTCGCGCGCGCGAGCGGCCGGCCGAGCATGCGGTTCACCGATGCGGCGCTGGCGGCGCTGCAGGCCTACGACTGGCCGGGCAACGTGCGCCAGCTCAAGAACGTCATCGAGCGGGTGCTGATCTTCTGCGATCCGCGCGATCCGGAAATCGATGTCGACATGCTGCCGCCCGAGGTCACCACGCGCACCGCAAGCCTGTTCGATCCCGACAGCGATCTCGCGCTCATGGGCCTGCCGCTCAAGGAGGCGCGCGAGGCCTTCGAGCGGGAGTATCTCAAGCTCCAGATCACGCGGTTTTCCGGCAACATCTCGAAGACCGCCCAGTTCGTGGGCATGGAGCGCTCGGCGCTGCACCGCAAGCTGAAGGCGCTCGGGCTGCTGCCCGGACGCGGCGCCCGCGCCCGGCGGCCGGTGCATCAGGCGCCGACGGACGGCGACGCGCGCCGGCCGGCCGCGGCCCCGCTCGCCGAGCCCTCGCTGTGA
- the trkA gene encoding Trk system potassium transport protein TrkA encodes MRVLVCGAGEVGYHVADHLARLGHDVTVIDRSPRLVRRISDLMEVRAIEGHASDPAVLERAQAADADLLIAVTALDEVNLVACQVARTLFDVSEVIARVRNPSYLQPRWQRLFGADPGFALSPDRIISPEAEVASAIFASLEVPGATLSLRFAEGRVRVLGLHLGEDCPVVETPLRQLTELFPDLAVRVMAVEREGRLRAVTSDDQLLVGDSIYIAVRDGQVDRALAAFGIEAKPARDLIIVGGGEVGVGLARLMERHRRDVHVKIIEKDEDRAAFAADQVSRSVVLNGDALQIDVLQEAGIENADTLVAVTNLDQANILASLLARHLGEDIRTLALISREAFAPLVHEIGIDVRIDPRAITISSILRHIRRGGIRQVRTIADGRGEILEVRLLEHARIVHKRIREAGLPQGVVVGAIVRGDETIIARPDTPLEAGDSVIVFAERDAVRELENLLMVDAIFY; translated from the coding sequence GTGCGGGTGCTCGTGTGCGGAGCGGGAGAGGTCGGCTACCACGTCGCGGATCATCTCGCGCGGCTCGGTCACGACGTCACCGTGATCGACCGCTCGCCGCGGCTCGTGCGCCGGATCTCCGATCTCATGGAGGTGCGGGCGATCGAGGGGCACGCATCCGACCCGGCCGTGCTCGAGCGCGCGCAGGCGGCGGACGCCGATCTGCTCATCGCGGTGACCGCGCTCGACGAGGTCAATCTCGTCGCCTGCCAGGTGGCGCGCACGCTCTTCGACGTCTCCGAGGTGATCGCGCGGGTGCGCAATCCCTCCTATCTTCAGCCGCGCTGGCAGCGGCTGTTCGGCGCGGATCCGGGTTTCGCGCTCAGCCCCGACCGCATCATCTCGCCCGAGGCGGAGGTCGCATCCGCGATCTTCGCGTCGCTCGAGGTGCCCGGCGCGACCTTGAGCCTGCGATTCGCCGAGGGACGGGTGCGGGTGCTCGGCCTGCATCTGGGCGAGGACTGCCCCGTCGTCGAAACCCCCCTGCGCCAGCTCACCGAGCTCTTTCCCGATCTTGCCGTGCGCGTGATGGCGGTGGAGCGGGAAGGCCGGCTGCGGGCCGTGACGAGCGACGACCAGCTTCTTGTCGGCGACTCGATCTACATCGCCGTGCGCGACGGCCAGGTGGACCGTGCGCTTGCCGCCTTCGGCATCGAGGCGAAGCCCGCGCGGGACCTCATCATCGTCGGCGGCGGCGAGGTCGGCGTCGGACTTGCGCGGCTCATGGAGCGGCACCGCCGCGACGTCCATGTGAAGATCATCGAAAAGGACGAGGACCGCGCGGCGTTTGCGGCCGACCAGGTCTCGCGCAGCGTGGTCCTGAACGGCGACGCGCTGCAGATCGACGTCCTGCAGGAGGCGGGGATCGAGAACGCCGACACGCTGGTCGCCGTGACCAATCTCGACCAGGCCAACATTCTCGCATCCCTGCTCGCCCGCCACTTGGGCGAGGACATCCGCACGCTCGCCCTGATCTCGCGCGAGGCCTTCGCGCCGCTCGTCCACGAGATCGGCATCGACGTGCGCATCGATCCCAGGGCGATCACGATCTCGAGCATCCTGCGGCACATCCGCCGCGGCGGCATCCGCCAGGTGCGGACCATCGCCGACGGGCGCGGCGAGATCCTGGAGGTGCGGCTGCTCGAGCATGCGCGCATCGTCCACAAGCGCATCCGCGAGGCGGGGCTGCCGCAGGGCGTCGTGGTGGGCGCCATCGTGCGCGGGGACGAGACCATCATCGCGCGCCCCGACACGCCGCTGGAAGCCGGCGACAGCGTCATCGTCTTCGCCGAACGCGACGCCGTGCGCGAGCTCGAAAACCTGCTCATGGTGGACGCCATCTTCTATTGA
- a CDS encoding acyl-CoA dehydrogenase, giving the protein MDFALSEDQRLIQETARAFAEEEMAPHAAEWDERKIFPKETLRKAAALGFAAIYVPEELGGAGLGRLDAALVIEQLARACPSTAAYISIHNMATWMIARFGPADLARRLVPDLAAMELFASYCLTEPNAGSDAASLRTRAERDGDHYVLNGTKAFISGAGEHGSDVYVVMARTGGEGAHGITAFVVEKGTPGLSFGAQERKLGWHSQPTAMVHLDNCRVPAGNRLGAEGEGFKIAMQGLDGGRINIGACSLGGAQFALEQALAHVRERRQFGRAIADFQATQFKLADMATELEAARLMIYRAAWKLDHEAPDRTAAAAQAKRFATDVGFRVANEAVQLFGGYGYLMDYPVERILRDLRVHQILEGTNEIMRVIIARHLLGRR; this is encoded by the coding sequence ATGGATTTTGCGCTCAGCGAGGATCAACGCCTGATCCAGGAGACGGCCCGCGCCTTCGCCGAGGAGGAGATGGCCCCGCATGCGGCGGAATGGGATGAGCGCAAGATCTTCCCGAAGGAGACGCTGCGCAAGGCCGCCGCTCTCGGCTTTGCCGCGATCTACGTGCCCGAGGAGCTGGGCGGGGCCGGGCTCGGCCGGCTGGATGCGGCGCTCGTGATCGAGCAGCTCGCGCGCGCCTGCCCGTCCACGGCGGCCTACATCTCCATCCACAACATGGCGACCTGGATGATCGCGCGCTTCGGCCCCGCGGATCTGGCGCGGCGCCTCGTGCCGGATCTCGCCGCCATGGAGCTGTTCGCCAGCTACTGCCTGACCGAGCCCAACGCCGGCTCGGACGCGGCGTCCCTCAGGACGAGGGCGGAGCGCGACGGCGACCATTACGTGCTGAACGGCACGAAGGCCTTCATCTCGGGTGCGGGCGAGCACGGCTCGGACGTCTATGTCGTGATGGCGCGCACAGGCGGCGAGGGTGCGCACGGGATCACCGCCTTCGTCGTCGAGAAGGGGACGCCGGGCCTGAGCTTCGGCGCCCAGGAGCGCAAGCTCGGCTGGCACTCGCAGCCAACCGCCATGGTCCATCTCGACAACTGCCGGGTCCCCGCCGGCAACCGCCTCGGCGCGGAGGGCGAAGGTTTCAAGATCGCCATGCAGGGGCTCGACGGCGGGCGCATCAACATCGGCGCCTGTTCGCTGGGCGGCGCGCAGTTCGCGCTGGAGCAGGCGCTCGCCCATGTGCGGGAACGCCGCCAGTTCGGCCGCGCGATCGCGGACTTCCAGGCCACCCAGTTCAAGCTCGCCGACATGGCGACCGAGCTCGAGGCGGCGCGTCTGATGATCTATCGCGCCGCCTGGAAGCTCGACCATGAGGCGCCCGACAGGACGGCGGCGGCCGCCCAGGCCAAGCGCTTTGCGACCGATGTCGGATTCCGGGTCGCGAACGAGGCGGTGCAGCTGTTCGGCGGCTACGGCTATCTCATGGACTATCCGGTGGAGCGCATCCTGCGGGATCTCAGAGTCCACCAGATTCTCGAAGGCACGAACGAGATCATGCGGGTGATCATCGCCCGCCATCTCCTCGGCCGCCGGTAG
- a CDS encoding enoyl-CoA hydratase, whose amino-acid sequence MRRGIAIAGYEERFPSLGFADLGEGILEITLARPGRLNAADADMHRDLSRVFRAAGEDEAVSVVLVRGEGGQFSAGGDFSLIEEMIADDDTWIRVFDEARELVYGIIDCRAPVVAAIEGVAVGAGLAVALLADISVAGESARLLDGHVKLGVAAGDHAVIIWPLLIGMARAKYHLLTNTPVRGREAAEMGLVSLAVPDEEVAAKAEEIAFQLARGSRTAVRFTKQALNNWIRLAGPAFDASLAMEFMGFRLADIREGLAALKDKRPPRFPSAGR is encoded by the coding sequence ATGCGGCGCGGAATTGCCATCGCGGGCTATGAGGAGCGCTTTCCTTCACTTGGCTTTGCCGATCTGGGTGAAGGCATCCTCGAAATTACGCTGGCCAGGCCCGGGCGGCTCAACGCCGCGGATGCGGACATGCACCGGGATCTGAGCCGCGTCTTCCGCGCGGCGGGCGAGGACGAGGCGGTCTCGGTGGTGCTCGTGCGCGGCGAGGGCGGCCAGTTCTCCGCCGGCGGCGATTTCTCCCTGATCGAGGAGATGATCGCGGACGACGACACCTGGATCCGCGTCTTCGACGAGGCGCGCGAGCTGGTCTACGGGATCATCGACTGCCGCGCGCCGGTCGTGGCCGCGATCGAGGGGGTCGCGGTCGGCGCGGGGCTCGCGGTCGCGCTGCTCGCCGACATTTCGGTCGCCGGCGAGAGCGCGCGGCTGCTCGACGGCCATGTGAAGCTCGGGGTCGCGGCGGGCGATCATGCGGTGATCATCTGGCCGCTCTTGATCGGCATGGCGCGCGCCAAGTACCATCTGCTCACCAACACCCCCGTCCGCGGGCGCGAGGCGGCCGAGATGGGGCTTGTCAGCCTTGCGGTGCCCGATGAGGAGGTCGCCGCGAAGGCCGAGGAGATCGCCTTCCAGCTCGCCCGCGGCAGCCGCACCGCCGTGCGTTTCACCAAGCAGGCGCTCAACAACTGGATCCGGCTCGCCGGGCCGGCCTTCGACGCCTCGCTTGCGATGGAGTTCATGGGCTTCAGGCTCGCGGACATCCGCGAGGGGCTTGCGGCGCTCAAGGACAAGCGGCCGCCGCGCTTTCCCTCCGCCGGCCGGTGA
- the leuD gene encoding 3-isopropylmalate dehydratase small subunit, with protein sequence MEPFRKLTSIPIPLLRDNIDTDIIMPARYLKAVTRKGLGKGAFENWRLKPDGTPDPDFPLNQSRYEGARILVAGRNFGCGSSREHAVWGLVDLGIRAVIAESFADIFASNAFKNGLLTVALARPALERIAAEGEAGRPVTVDLEAQKVALADGTVFAFTLDPFRRRCLLEGLDEIGLTLQDHAETIRAFEARQREEAPWLWTTPTTDIDTGGV encoded by the coding sequence ATGGAACCCTTCCGCAAGCTTACCTCCATCCCGATCCCGCTGCTGCGCGACAACATCGACACCGACATCATCATGCCCGCGCGCTATCTCAAGGCCGTCACGCGCAAGGGGCTGGGCAAGGGCGCCTTCGAGAACTGGCGGCTGAAGCCGGACGGCACGCCGGATCCGGACTTCCCCCTGAACCAGTCGCGCTACGAAGGCGCGCGCATCCTGGTGGCCGGGCGCAACTTCGGCTGCGGATCGAGCCGCGAGCATGCGGTCTGGGGCCTCGTGGACCTCGGCATCCGGGCGGTGATCGCCGAAAGCTTCGCCGACATCTTCGCCTCCAACGCCTTCAAGAACGGGCTGCTGACGGTCGCCCTCGCGCGCCCGGCGCTGGAGCGCATCGCCGCCGAGGGCGAGGCGGGCCGGCCCGTGACCGTCGATCTCGAGGCGCAGAAGGTGGCGCTTGCCGACGGCACGGTCTTCGCCTTCACGCTCGATCCCTTCCGCCGGCGCTGCCTGCTTGAAGGGCTGGACGAGATCGGGCTCACCCTGCAGGACCATGCCGAGACCATCCGCGCCTTCGAGGCGCGCCAGCGCGAAGAGGCCCCCTGGCTGTGGACGACGCCGACGACGGACATCGACACCGGGGGCGTGTGA
- the leuC gene encoding 3-isopropylmalate dehydratase large subunit, protein MTATTSPAPRPMTMYDKIWAAHRVADLGADTALIYIDRQLIHEVTSPQAFEDLRLAGRRPWRVDAQLAVPDHNVPTTPDRVRIADPLSRTQLELLARNCRDFGIPYIPITDPRQGIVHVIGPEQGLTQPGMTLVCGDSHTATHGAFGALAFGIGTSEIAHVLATQTLILKKARNMRVTFSGRTAPGVTAKDMVLHLIGVIGAAGGTGHVIEFAGEAVRALGMEARMTLCNMAIEAGARAGLIAPDDVTFAYLEGRPLAPKGELWDRAVAAWRRLHSDAEAVFDREVEIDAAAIAPQVTWGTSPEQVVPVTGRVPDPADFADPARRRAAEAALAYMDLEPGTPMEEIAIDRVFIGSCTNARIEDLRAAAAVLKGRKVAANVKEVLVVPGSGLVKRQAESEGLDRIFIAAGCSWREPGCSACLGMNPDRVPPGERCASTSNRNFVGRQGPGARTHLMSPAMAAAAAVTGRITDVRRLLAS, encoded by the coding sequence ATGACCGCCACGACCAGCCCCGCCCCGCGCCCCATGACCATGTACGACAAGATCTGGGCGGCGCACCGCGTCGCCGATCTCGGCGCGGACACGGCCCTCATCTACATCGACCGCCAGCTCATCCACGAGGTGACGAGCCCACAGGCCTTCGAGGATCTGCGGCTCGCCGGGCGGCGGCCCTGGCGGGTCGACGCGCAGCTTGCCGTGCCCGACCACAACGTCCCGACGACGCCGGACCGGGTGCGGATCGCCGATCCGCTCTCGCGCACGCAGCTCGAGCTTCTTGCCCGCAACTGCCGCGACTTCGGCATTCCCTACATCCCGATCACCGATCCGCGCCAGGGCATCGTCCATGTCATCGGCCCGGAGCAGGGGCTGACCCAGCCGGGCATGACGCTGGTGTGCGGCGACAGCCACACCGCTACCCACGGCGCCTTCGGGGCGCTCGCATTCGGCATCGGCACGAGCGAGATCGCCCATGTGCTGGCCACCCAGACGCTGATTCTGAAGAAGGCCCGGAACATGCGCGTCACCTTCTCCGGGCGCACCGCCCCCGGGGTGACGGCCAAGGACATGGTGCTGCATCTGATCGGCGTCATCGGCGCGGCCGGCGGCACCGGGCATGTCATCGAGTTCGCGGGCGAGGCCGTGCGCGCGCTCGGCATGGAAGCGCGCATGACGCTCTGCAACATGGCCATCGAGGCGGGCGCGCGGGCCGGGCTCATCGCGCCGGATGACGTCACCTTCGCGTATCTCGAGGGCCGCCCGCTCGCGCCGAAGGGCGAGCTGTGGGACCGGGCGGTCGCCGCCTGGCGCAGGCTTCACAGCGACGCGGAGGCCGTCTTCGACCGCGAGGTGGAGATCGACGCCGCCGCCATCGCCCCGCAGGTCACCTGGGGCACCTCGCCCGAGCAGGTGGTGCCGGTGACGGGCCGCGTCCCCGATCCCGCCGACTTCGCCGATCCCGCCCGGCGCAGGGCCGCCGAGGCGGCGCTCGCCTACATGGACCTCGAACCCGGCACGCCGATGGAGGAGATCGCGATCGACCGCGTCTTCATCGGCTCCTGCACCAACGCCCGCATCGAGGACCTGCGCGCGGCAGCTGCCGTGCTCAAGGGCCGCAAGGTCGCGGCCAATGTGAAGGAGGTGCTGGTGGTCCCGGGCTCCGGCCTCGTCAAGCGGCAGGCGGAATCGGAAGGGCTCGACCGCATCTTCATCGCCGCCGGCTGCAGCTGGCGCGAGCCGGGATGTTCGGCCTGCCTCGGCATGAACCCGGACAGGGTGCCGCCCGGCGAACGCTGCGCCTCCACCTCCAACCGCAACTTCGTTGGCCGCCAGGGTCCCGGCGCGCGCACGCATCTGATGTCGCCGGCGATGGCTGCGGCGGCCGCCGTCACCGGCCGCATCACCGACGTGCGCCGCCTGCTTGCGTCCTGA
- the thrB gene encoding homoserine kinase → MAVFTHVDAQDVEAFLAGYALGRLVSCTGIVEGTENTNYRLVTTAGRFILTLIERRTEESALPFVFGLMRHLAEAGAPVAEPVADVGGRVIRRLAGRPAVIVRALEGVAVADPDPGACAAAGAALARLHRAGASFRQHRDNPYGPAAWDDLLAACGRRAGGSRDGEAATLLARCRDARDELMAGWPGAGDLPAGPIHADLFPDNMFFRDGAVSGIFDFYFACVDPWAYDLAIMLASWCFDAANRWDEARARALLRGYDGERRLADAERRALGRLAAGAALRFTLTRLYDRLHPVPGAVITPKDPAAFAARLAHFLAAPDLGDLVATQH, encoded by the coding sequence GTGGCGGTCTTCACCCATGTGGACGCGCAGGACGTGGAGGCGTTTCTCGCCGGCTATGCGCTGGGCCGGCTCGTTTCCTGCACCGGGATCGTCGAGGGCACGGAGAACACCAACTACCGTCTGGTCACCACCGCCGGCCGCTTCATCCTCACGCTCATCGAGCGGCGCACGGAGGAGAGCGCGCTGCCCTTCGTCTTCGGGCTGATGCGCCATCTGGCCGAGGCCGGCGCGCCCGTGGCCGAGCCGGTTGCCGATGTCGGCGGGCGGGTGATCCGGCGGCTCGCGGGCCGGCCGGCGGTGATCGTGCGGGCGCTCGAGGGCGTCGCCGTCGCGGACCCCGATCCCGGGGCCTGCGCGGCCGCCGGTGCGGCGCTGGCGCGGCTGCACCGGGCCGGAGCCTCCTTCCGGCAGCATCGCGACAATCCCTATGGTCCGGCGGCCTGGGACGATCTGCTGGCCGCCTGCGGCCGGCGTGCGGGCGGGTCGAGGGACGGCGAGGCCGCAACCCTTCTCGCCCGGTGCCGGGATGCGCGCGACGAGCTCATGGCGGGCTGGCCCGGGGCGGGGGATCTGCCGGCCGGCCCGATCCACGCGGATCTCTTTCCCGACAACATGTTCTTCCGCGACGGCGCGGTGAGCGGCATTTTCGACTTCTATTTCGCCTGCGTCGATCCGTGGGCCTATGATCTCGCGATCATGCTCGCCTCCTGGTGCTTCGATGCGGCGAACCGCTGGGACGAGGCCCGGGCCCGGGCGCTCCTTCGCGGCTATGACGGCGAGCGCAGGCTGGCGGATGCGGAGCGCCGGGCGCTGGGCCGGCTTGCGGCGGGGGCCGCCCTGCGCTTCACGCTCACCCGCCTCTACGACCGCCTGCATCCGGTGCCGGGCGCGGTGATCACGCCGAAGGACCCGGCCGCCTTCGCCGCGCGGCTCGCCCATTTTCTCGCCGCGCCGGATCTCGGCGATCTTGTCGCGACGCAGCACTAG